In Cryptomeria japonica chromosome 10, Sugi_1.0, whole genome shotgun sequence, a genomic segment contains:
- the LOC131858851 gene encoding probable F-box protein At4g22030, whose translation MEALKLTRVLKSNTVLQTVTQKHGHVGLTNCANKSWRINLDRCQVVASLDGPSTRYLQQKQVDLFIRPLTQFHIDQDKDEDDEEMVVAKLRLVAAAAADREEMHAALAQQRDGWNKLLLPSLTNITLAALILQPLPSNDTNNVVATLLHGFSTALMCGMNKMQPSQLAEEQRMAARLFRQLNTDIHTNLALPPHLRQDKCADFFLTKAYKAVLALDEAYPLPLFPGVLDKFPKIVQPAVWWSQQQNHQTQNQPQTNNNKTINGWSAELETELRGVSETLKSGDIAEFVGLSRKVLGVNNILAIAGPLLTGIAGALNLNGAMLSMSMVAGVLGVVGNTLSHAGQVGLVFEMYRNCAGFYHLLDSSISDTLSEADPEARENGELFRWRLASQLGRDPHSPLADSASKFAGKLF comes from the coding sequence ATGGAGGCTCTCAAGCTTACAAGAGTTCTTAAGAGTAATACAGTTTTGCAGACAGTGACACAGAAACATGGTCATGTAGGATTAACGAATTGTGCAAATAAATCATGGCGTATAAATCTTGATCGTTGTCAGGTTGTGGCTTCGTTGGATGGTCCAAGCACAAGATACCTGCAGCAGAAGCAAGTTGACTTGTTCATACGCCCGTTAACCCAGTTTCACATAGAccaagataaagatgaagatgatgaagagatggTTGTGGCAAAGCTGCGTTTGGTGGCGGCAGCAGCGGCAGACCGGGAAGAAATGCACGCTGCCCTCGCACAGCAAAGAGACGGATGGAACAAACTCCTCCTCCCCTCCCTCACCAACATCACGCTGGCCGCGCTCATTCTCCAGCCTTTACCCAGCAATGATACTAATAACGTTGTCGCCACACTTTTGCATGGCTTCTCCACAGCTTTGATGTGCGGTATGAACAAAATGCAGCCTTCGCAGTTAGCGGAGGAGCAGAGAATGGCGGCACGGCTCTTCCGCCAGCTCAACACTGACATCCACACAAACCTTGCTCTCCCTCCCCACCTTCGTCAGGACAAGTGTGCAGACTTCTTCCTCACCAAGGCCTACAAAGCTGTACTCGCATTGGATGAGGCTTATCCTCTGCCTCTCTTCCCCGGTGTGCTCGACAAATTTCCCAAGATTGTACAACCAGCAGTTTGGTGGTCtcaacaacaaaatcatcaaacCCAGAACCAACCCCAAACTAACAACAACAAAACCATCAATGGATGGAGTGCAGAGCTGGAAACCGAGTTGAGGGGTGTTTCAGAGACGCTTAAAAGCGGTGATATTGCAGAGTTTGTTGGGCTCAGCCGCAAAGTATTGGGAGTAAACAATATTCTTGCAATAGCCGGCCCATTGCTCACTGGGATTGCAGGGGCATTGAATTTGAATGGCGCCATGTTATCCATGTCAATGGTGGCGGGCGTGTTGGGTGTTGTGGGCAACACGCTGAGCCATGCAGGTCAGGTCGGATTGGTGTTTGAGATGTACAGAAACTGCGCAGGATTCTACCACTTGTTGGACTCATCCATCTCAGACACTTTGAGCGAGGCAGATCCAGAGGCCAGAGAAAACGGAGAGCTATTCCGTTGGAGATTGGCCTCGCAGCTGGGTCGCGATCCTCATTCTCCTCTTGCAGATTCTGCCTCCAAATTTGCCGGCAAGCTTTTCTGA
- the LOC131044471 gene encoding probable F-box protein At4g22030, which produces MVVAKLRLMAAAAADRAEMHAVLAQQRDGWNKLVLPSLTNITLAALMLQALPSNDTNNVVATLLYGFSTALMCGMNKMQPSQLAEEQRMAARLFRQLNTDIHTNLALPPYLRQDKCADSFLTKAYKAVLALDEAYPLPLFPGMLDKFPKIVQPAVWWSQQQNHQTQNQPQTNNNKTINGWSAELETELRGVSETLKSGDIAEFVGLSRKVLGVNSILAIAGPLLTGIAGALNLNGAMLSMSMVAGVLGVVGNTLSHAGQVGMVFEMYRNCAGFYHLLDSSIADTLSEADPEARENGELFRWRLASQLGRDPHSPLADSASKFAGKLF; this is translated from the coding sequence ATGGTTGTGGCAAAGCTGCGTTTGATGGCGGCAGCAGCGGCAGACCGGGCAGAAATGCACGCTGTCCTCGCACAGCAAAGAGACGGATGGAACAAACTCGTCCTCCCCTCCCTTACCAACATCACGCTGGCCGCGCTCATGCTCCAGGCTTTACCCAGCAATGATACTAATAACGTTGTCGCCACACTTTTGTATGGCTTCTCCACAGCTTTGATGTGCGGTATGAACAAAATGCAGCCTTCGCAGTTAGCGGAGGAGCAGAGAATGGCGGCACGGCTCTTCCGCCAGCTCAACACTGACATCCACACAAACCTTGCTCTGCCTCCCTACCTTCGTCAGGACAAGTGTGCAGACTCCTTCCTCACCAAGGCCTACAAAGCTGTACTCGCGTTGGATGAGGCTTATCCTCTGCCTCTCTTCCCCGGTATGCTAGACAAATTTCCCAAGATTGTACAACCAGCAGTTTGGTGGTCtcaacaacaaaatcatcaaacCCAGAACCAACCCCAAACTAACAACAACAAAACCATCAATGGATGGAGTGCAGAGCTGGAAACCGAGTTGAGGGGTGTTTCAGAGACGCTTAAAAGCGGTGATATTGCAGAGTTTGTTGGGCTCAGCCGCAAAGTATTGGGAGTAAACAGTATTCTTGCAATAGCCGGCCCATTGCTCACTGGGATTGCAGGGGCATTGAATTTGAATGGCGCCATGTTATCTATGTCAATGGTGGCGGGCGTGTTGGGTGTTGTGGGCAACACACTGAGCCATGCAGGTCAGGTCGGAATGGTGTTTGAGATGTACAGAAACTGCGCAGGATTCTACCATTTGTTGGACTCATCCATCGCAGACACTTTGAGCGAGGCAGATCCAGAGGCCAGAGAAAACGGAGAGCTATTCCGTTGGAGATTGGCCTCGCAGCTGGGTCGCGATCCTCATTCTCCTCTTGCAGATTCTGCCTCCAAATTTGCCGGCAAGCTTTTCTGA